ACAGGGATCCCCGTCAAACGGATCCCACGACTCCCCGCGACAATGGCTCCAACAGTCATGGCACGGGGCAAGTGATCTTCACTGGTCACGAGCAGAAGATGATGCACACCATCCCGGTTCAGCTCATCCACGAGTGACGTGAAATTGCCGAGGGTGTCTTGCGCGCGGTAATCAAGACGAACCCGGTCTGCCTCGAGTCCGGCATCCTGCATTAACCATTGGGCGTACTCGGGATTGGTCCCGCCACTCACCACCAGTGGGAGGTTCATGCGGCGGGCCAGATTCAAGCCAACACGCTCTCGATCGGCATCACCGCCCAACACCAGGATGCGCTGAGGCTCATGGTTGGTCAGCGCTGCCT
This region of Synechococcus sp. NOUM97013 genomic DNA includes:
- a CDS encoding YdcF family protein, with amino-acid sequence MEAALTNHEPQRILVLGGDADRERVGLNLARRMNLPLVVSGGTNPEYAQWLMQDAGLEADRVRLDYRAQDTLGNFTSLVDELNRDGVHHLLLVTSEDHLPRAMTVGAIVAGSRGIRLTGIPVSCAEHCRQEGLGKRLGDGLRAVAWVATGKDLKPWARRHWPQLFTEP